Proteins found in one Gemmatimonadota bacterium genomic segment:
- the rplK gene encoding 50S ribosomal protein L11, translating to MAKKITTVIKLQVPAGQANPAPPVGSALGQHGVNPMEFCKVFNAKTNDQMGLIIPVVITVYADRSFSFITKTPPAAVLLKREAGLAKASGEPNREKVGKVTRDQVRQIAELKKPDLNAADTEAAMRMIEGTARSMGIEVEG from the coding sequence GTGGCAAAGAAGATAACTACGGTGATCAAGCTCCAGGTACCGGCCGGGCAGGCGAATCCGGCGCCGCCGGTGGGATCGGCCCTCGGCCAGCACGGCGTCAATCCCATGGAGTTCTGCAAGGTCTTCAACGCGAAGACCAATGACCAGATGGGGCTGATCATACCGGTCGTGATCACGGTGTACGCCGACCGCAGTTTTTCTTTCATCACGAAGACGCCCCCGGCCGCGGTGCTACTCAAGCGCGAGGCTGGACTGGCGAAGGCATCGGGCGAACCCAACCGCGAGAAGGTCGGCAAGGTAACGCGGGACCAGGTGAGGCAGATCGCCGAGCTCAAGAAGCCGGACCTGAACGCCGCGGATACGGAAGCGGCCATGCGCATGATCGAAGGCACGGCCCGCAGCATGGGCATCGAGGTGGAAGGCTAA
- the nusG gene encoding transcription termination/antitermination factor NusG: MDKRWYVIHTYSGHENKVKTHLEKLKVREGLEEKIGEILIPTEEIVEMKQGKKTSTIRKLFPSYVLVEMEMDRDSWHLVTNAPGVTHFVGSGPRPQPLRENELNRILHRDEPSKEKGEGVEIPYRTGDQVKVTDGPFTDFTGVVEAIHPDRQKLKVMVSIFGRATPVELDFLQVSHVT, from the coding sequence ATGGACAAGCGCTGGTACGTGATTCATACCTACTCGGGTCACGAGAACAAGGTGAAGACCCACCTGGAGAAACTCAAGGTCCGGGAAGGGTTGGAAGAGAAGATCGGCGAGATCCTCATCCCTACCGAAGAAATCGTAGAGATGAAGCAGGGGAAGAAGACGTCTACCATACGCAAGCTTTTCCCGAGCTACGTCCTCGTGGAAATGGAGATGGACCGTGATTCCTGGCACCTGGTAACCAACGCGCCTGGCGTTACCCATTTCGTCGGGAGCGGGCCCCGGCCGCAGCCCCTGCGGGAAAATGAGCTGAACCGCATACTGCACCGGGACGAGCCTTCCAAGGAAAAGGGAGAAGGCGTGGAGATCCCTTACCGGACCGGCGACCAGGTCAAGGTGACGGACGGACCGTTCACCGATTTCACCGGCGTGGTGGAAGCGATACATCCGGACCGGCAGAAACTGAAGGTCATGGTGAGCATTTTCGGACGCGCGACCCCGGTGGAACTCGATTTCCTCCAGGTCTCCCACGTCACGTAG
- the secE gene encoding preprotein translocase subunit SecE, protein MYERTVDFLREVRTELSKVSWPSRNELIGSTTVVIIITLILAAFTGVIDFILSIILSRLLGA, encoded by the coding sequence ATGTACGAACGAACGGTGGACTTTCTGAGGGAAGTGAGGACGGAGCTCTCCAAGGTGAGCTGGCCGAGCCGGAACGAACTGATCGGTTCGACGACCGTGGTCATCATCATCACGCTCATCCTGGCCGCCTTCACCGGCGTGATCGACTTCATCCTGTCCATCATACTGAGCCGTCTGCTCGGGGCCTGA
- the tuf gene encoding elongation factor Tu gives MSKERFERTKPHVNIGTIGHVDHGKTTLTAAITKVLAEQGLAEFQDYDQIDNAPEEKERGVTINVHHAEYETANRHYAHVDCPGHADYIKNMITGAAQMDGAILVVSAADGPMPQTREHILLARQVNVPAIVVFLNKCDQVDDEELLELVELEVRELLSSYDFPGDDIPVIRGSALQAMEGEAGSEATTAITELMDTVDEYIPTPVRDEDRPFLMPVEDVFSITGRGTVGTGRVESGVINKNDEVEIIGIKDTRKTVVTDIEMFRKFLDDARAGDNVGLLLRGVDKESLERGQVVAKPGSITPHTKFKAQVYVLKQEEGGRHTPFFNNYRPQFYFRTTDVTGSVALPSGVEMVMPGDNVDMEVNLMQPIAMDRELRFAIREGGRTVGAGVVTEVIE, from the coding sequence ATGTCGAAGGAAAGATTCGAGCGTACCAAGCCCCACGTGAACATCGGCACGATCGGTCACGTGGACCACGGCAAGACGACCCTCACGGCGGCGATCACCAAGGTCCTGGCCGAGCAGGGGCTGGCCGAGTTCCAGGATTACGACCAGATCGACAACGCCCCCGAAGAGAAGGAGCGCGGCGTCACCATCAACGTGCACCACGCCGAGTACGAGACCGCCAACAGGCACTACGCCCACGTGGACTGTCCCGGACACGCCGACTACATCAAGAACATGATCACCGGAGCGGCCCAGATGGACGGCGCCATCCTCGTGGTCTCCGCCGCCGACGGGCCCATGCCCCAGACCCGGGAGCACATCCTCCTGGCCAGGCAGGTCAACGTGCCCGCCATCGTCGTCTTTCTGAACAAGTGCGACCAGGTCGACGACGAGGAGCTGCTCGAACTCGTGGAGCTCGAGGTCAGGGAACTGCTCTCCTCCTACGACTTCCCGGGCGACGACATCCCCGTGATCCGGGGCAGCGCCCTGCAGGCCATGGAAGGCGAGGCCGGTTCGGAGGCCACCACGGCCATCACCGAGCTCATGGACACCGTCGACGAGTACATCCCCACCCCGGTACGTGACGAGGACCGGCCCTTTCTCATGCCCGTGGAGGACGTCTTCTCCATCACCGGCAGGGGCACCGTCGGCACCGGGCGCGTGGAGAGCGGCGTCATCAACAAGAACGACGAGGTGGAGATCATCGGCATCAAGGATACCCGCAAGACCGTCGTCACCGACATCGAGATGTTCAGAAAGTTCCTCGACGACGCGCGGGCCGGCGACAACGTGGGACTGCTCCTGCGCGGCGTGGACAAGGAATCCTTAGAGCGCGGCCAGGTCGTGGCCAAGCCCGGGTCCATCACGCCCCATACCAAGTTCAAGGCCCAGGTCTACGTCCTCAAGCAGGAGGAAGGCGGAAGGCATACCCCCTTCTTCAACAACTACCGGCCCCAGTTCTACTTCCGCACCACCGACGTCACCGGGTCGGTCGCACTGCCCTCCGGCGTGGAGATGGTCATGCCCGGGGACAACGTCGACATGGAAGTCAATCTCATGCAGCCCATCGCCATGGACCGGGAACTGCGCTTCGCCATACGCGAAGGCGGCAGGACCGTCGGCGCGGGCGTCGTCACCGAAGTCATCGAGTAG